The Pseudomonas iranensis genome includes a window with the following:
- a CDS encoding GntR family transcriptional regulator, which yields MTFKAPDSLAEQIAHHLAERIIRGEMKPGERIQEQKVTLALNVSRGSVREALLILERRHLIAILPRRGAHVTELTPHKVQSLCTLMSELYILLGNSVANGWQVQSDMAPFVQIQQRLTANYERGDIRSFVDDSFAVMRAAYPFANNPYLQETVENLQPAMSRAYFLALEQRKAEMSEFLELFERLLAAVLARDLPQIRIVLTAYAQRSCDLVVSALTVA from the coding sequence ATGACGTTCAAGGCGCCGGACAGCCTCGCCGAGCAAATCGCTCACCACCTCGCCGAACGCATCATTCGTGGCGAAATGAAGCCGGGAGAGCGCATCCAGGAACAGAAGGTCACGCTGGCGCTCAACGTCAGCCGCGGTTCGGTCCGCGAAGCCTTGCTGATCCTCGAGCGCCGTCACCTGATCGCGATCCTGCCGCGTCGTGGCGCCCACGTTACCGAGCTGACGCCGCACAAGGTGCAGAGCCTGTGCACGCTGATGAGCGAGTTGTACATCCTGCTTGGCAATTCGGTGGCCAATGGCTGGCAAGTGCAGTCGGACATGGCGCCGTTCGTGCAGATCCAGCAGCGCCTGACCGCCAATTACGAACGCGGCGATATCCGCAGCTTCGTCGATGACAGCTTCGCGGTGATGCGCGCCGCCTATCCGTTTGCCAACAATCCGTACCTGCAAGAAACCGTCGAGAACCTCCAGCCGGCGATGAGTCGCGCGTATTTCCTCGCCCTCGAACAGCGCAAGGCGGAAATGAGCGAATTCCTCGAACTGTTCGAACGCTTGCTCGCCGCCGTACTCGCCCGTGATTTGCCGCAGATCCGCATCGTGCTCACGGCGTATGCCCAGCGCAGCTGCGATCTGGTGGTGTCTGCGCTGACGGTTGCCTGA